A genomic segment from Cervus elaphus chromosome 14, mCerEla1.1, whole genome shotgun sequence encodes:
- the LOC122707915 gene encoding endogenous retrovirus group K member 7 Env polyprotein-like, which yields MQTGEKVKGGLFWNATWRYPWACVPYPFMIIAGSVNLTKNNSQYYIHCFNCTLTNCIRGIRNNSGVLIVKQPPFVMLPVNLTEPWYEESGLELWERVRTALARPRRGIGLIILGVVTLITLTASAVTASVSLAQSVHTAGIVDDLAKNTSKALGIQEDIDRKLEDRLNALYDAVRFLGEEVQGLKLRTKIRCHANYRWICVTPKIYNDTETPWDRVKSHLDGIWHNENISLDLLQLHQEILDIENAPRASMDLAENAEEFVNSLFSNFPSITSLWHLFSGVVAMLLVLALFVCITPCIIKKFVKELWDIKAVLHSNYLRQKNQACHFIK from the coding sequence ATGCAGACTGGAGAAAAGGTTAAAGGTGGACTTTTTTGGAATGCAACCTGGAGATATCCTTGGGCTTGTGTACCttatccatttatgattattGCTGGTTCTGTAAATCTTACTAAGAATAATAGTCAATattatattcattgttttaattgtaCCCTAACCAATTGCATTCGAGGAATAAGAAATAATTCTGGAGTCTTGATAGTTAAACAACCACCTTTTGTTATGTTGCCTGTAAATCTTACTGAGCCCTGGTATGAAGAGTCTGGGCTTGAACTATGGGAAAGAGTGCGCACAGCCCTTGCTAGGCCACGAAGGGGGATAGGATTAATAATTCTAGGAGTAGTAACGCTTATAACTTTAACTGCTTCTGCTGTTACTGCTTCTGTATCTTTAGCTCAATCTGTGCATACTGCTGGCATTGTAGACGATTTGGCAAAAAACACTTCAAAGGCTTTAGGGATTCAAGAAGATATAGATAGAAAATTAGAGGATAGACTAAATGCGCTTTATGATGCAGTAAGATTTTTGGGAGAAGAAGTGCAAGGGTTAAAGCTAAGAACAAAAATTAGATGTCATGCTAACTATCGTTGGATTTGTGTTACACCAAAAATTTATAATGATACTGAAACTCCTTGGGACagagtgaaatcacatttagatggTATTTggcataatgaaaacatttccttagATCTATTACAACTTCATCAGGAAATTCTTGATATAGAAAATGCTCCTCGGGCTAGTATGGATTTGGCAGAAAATGCTGAAGAGTTTGTTAacagtttgttttccaattttccttcGATAACCTCACTTTGGCATCTTTTTTCAGGGGTCGTGGCCATGCTTCTGGTATTAGCGCTTTTTGTGTGCATTACTCCTTGTATCATAAAGAAATTTGTCAAAGAGCTGTGGGACATCAAGGCTGTCCTACACAGTAATTATTTACGCCAAAAGAATCAGGCGtgccattttattaaataa